Sequence from the Candidatus Eisenbacteria bacterium genome:
AGTCGGTGGCCAGGTTCACGGGCGCCCGCCTCCGTTCTTCCGCTCCGGCAGGAACGCGAGATTCCCCAGCACGATCATGAACGCGATGAAGAGGTGCGCGAGCGACTGGGCGTCCATCCCGCGGGTCGCCAGCCCAGGCTTCTCGACCAGCACCTCGTACTCCGCGGCGCCGGCCATCCCTCCGAGGAGGCCCTGGAGCTGGCCGGCCTGGAGATACGGGTAGTACTCGGGCGCGCTCACCGCGGTCACGCCCGCGACCATCGGGAGGTGGAATCGCGACACGACCTGCTGCACCCACTCCTTGGTGCCGGGATAGCCCGCGCTGATGCTGACGAGGAGCTTGATCTGCCCGAAGTTCTGGATCCCTCGCATCACGGGGATCTGCTCGACCGGCGTGCCGGCCTTGTCCATCGGGAACGTCCGCGGAATGCTCTGTCCCATGGACGACATCACGAGCTCGTTCCCCACCTTGTAGCCCAGGTTCACGTAGTCCACGCCGGGCTGCTTGCCGAACTCCTGCCCCGCGATCGCCAGGACCTGGTCCGTGAGCGGCGGCCCGGCCGGGTAGAGCGCGAGGGCGATGATCTTCATGTTCCGGCGCATGAGGTGGCGCGCCGCCGCGAGGTGCATCGGGTAGTTTTCGGCGGCGGTGCCCGGGTCGTAGTCCCCCGCCAGGAGCACCGTGGACCCCTCGGGAAGCCGCTCGATCGCGTCGTAGAATCCACGGGCGCGGAAGCTGGGCTGCACGGGAGCGATGTGGAGCCCGAAGACGAGGGGCAGGATCACGAGGAGCCCGACGGCGAGGAAGATCCAGCGCCGGTCCAGGTTCCGGAGCGAGGTCAGGAGACTCACGAGCCCTCCCCGCCGCCGTAGGTCTTCTCCATGCCCAGGATGACCCGCATGCCGGTCGCGATGACCCCGAGCGCCGCCCCGATCAGGATCCCCCGCTTCGCGGCGTTCTGGGGGATCTCCATCAGCCAGTCGGCGGCGCCCGGAATGACGGGGTGGATCGCGTTCCCCAGCGGGACCCGGCCGAGCATGAGGATGAAGGCGGCGATCGCCAGCAGCATCGCCTCGAACGACCGGATGCGGAAGGCGCGGAACGCGGCGGACGCGATGAAGAACGCGAGGAGCGCGAACATCGTGGCGGACATGGGCGAGTAGAAGGTGATATAGACCCACTGGAAGCGCGAGCCGGTCTCGGAGTACCCGAGCACGCTTGGATCCATGATATCGCTGATGCCTTCCGAGAACCCGATCGCCATCGTCGCGAGAAGCCCCGCGATGAGGACGATCTTGAACGGCCAGTCGCGTTCCCGGCGGGCCACGTGGCGCGTGTTGATGCGGAGGAGGTTCGCGACACCGAGCACGTACGTGAAGCCCACGACCACGATCGCCCAGGTCTGCATCTCGGTGTAGAGGACGCGCACCGAGGGATGCGGCACGAAGAAGGCGACGAGCATGAAGAGCCCCGCGGCCATCGTGATCAGGAAGGGGACCGTGCGCTTCACCGTGCGTGCCTCACTGAGTGGCGAAGAAGTCGCCCAGCCACGTCTGGCCGGACGTGGCCAGGACGCACCCGAGGACGATGACGACGATCAGGAAGATCTTGATGATGTCCGACGCCTTGAGGCTCCCGAGGAGCCGGGGATCGTTGGAGAGGAGCGCGCTCGCGGCGAAGTACTCCTCGCCGATGAGCGTGTAGTCGCACGCGACGACGAAGAACGGCATCTGGTGCACGTTGGCCGTCCCGGCGATCTGGATCGCGCCGACCGAGTGTCCGGTCTCCGCGAGGAGCAGCGACTCGGCGAAGAACGCCCCGAGCAGGAGGTTCGCGGCCGGCTTCGTGCGGAGCATGAGCCCGTTCACCGCGGCCACGTACGCGAACTGCTCCGAAGTGATGTACCGGACCTGGTCGGAGCGGTACATGTCCGACCGCCCCACGTCGGAGTAGCCGGACTTCACGACCTCCTCCGCCACGGTGTACACCCCCGGGGAGTTCGTCGGAACCATGAGATCCGTCTCGTACTTCGCGGTCATCCGCGCGACGCGGCCGAGCAGGATCATGCTCGCGATCGTCTGGATGTCGTCGATTTCCTGGACGCCGGGCACGTAGAGGACGCTCTTCCCCATCTCGGTCGCGCGGCCGATGGCCTCTTCGATGGCGGCGAGGCCGGGGATCGAGCGGAACGTCCACTGAACGCCCCCCTCGGACCGGCGGATGTAGATGAAGAGGAGGAGGCAGAAGAAGCCCACGACGACGAGGACGTTGAACTTCGTCCGGTCGAACCAGTTGGCCCGGGCGCGAACGGGCGCCGAGATCTCCGAATCGAGCCCGGGCTCCGGGGGCTGCGCGACGAGGCGATACTCGTAGGCCACGTCTCCTTCGGCGCCCTCGTCGATGTAGCTCGTGGCGCCGCCTTCGATCGTGTCCACCGGGGCGAACGTGCCGCCTTCCTCCCGTCGCACGAGGAGCCAGGAGGCGGGCGCCGTGGCGGGAGCGGCCCACGTCAGCGTGACCCTGCCGCCGCCGTCGCTGGGCGCGTCCGAGGCCGTGATCGGGAACGAGGACGCGACCGAAGGCGGAAGCGTGAGGAAGAGCGTGAGCGTGACCGCGCCGAGCGAGAGGAGCCTGCTCGAGCGGGACCGGAAGGAAACGGGAGGCCTGGAGGGAGCGATCAGCGCCGTGCTCCCTCGAAGGGAACCGTCGCGCGTAGCTTGCCGCCGTCGAACCTCAGCACGAGAAGCAGTTCCTCCATGTGTGGATCGGCCCGGCGACCGGCGGAAACCATAGGGGCGCCGCGGAGCACTGTCAAGCGGCTTTGCCCTACGTCTCGATCATCTCCACGTTGGCTCGCGGCAGCATCGCGCGAGCCCCGCTCCCGAAGTCGACCTCGAGAACGCGAACCTTGGCCTCGGTCTCGAGCGCCACGAGCTCGGGCGGCAGGGCCACGACCTTCCCCAGCCGGCCGAAGTAGGGCTCGCGGATGACCCGGATCTGGCTCCCCAGCTCGAGTCCGCCGTGTTCCTGGCTGCCGTCGCCCCGGAGGGACGCCTCGGCCGCACGCGGGGCGACGATCTCGGGGCGGAGCACGCCGGCGCGGATCTGGGTGGCGCCGCTCACGGAGACCTTCCGGCCCTCGCAGCTCTTCAAGAGCTCGAACGTGCGGTTGGCCATGGGGATCTCGCCGAAGCCCTCCGTCACGACGAGCGTGAGCCCCTTCTCCTCGGAGCCGGTGATCGCGACGCCCAGGTCGTAGCCCAGGAACTCGCGCAGGTCGTGGTCGTCGAAGCCGCCGATCACCACCCCTCGCGCCCCCTTCGAGATCGCGTGGCGGAGCACCTTCGTGCTCACGTGCGAGCCCCCGACGAGGATCTTCCCGCGCGCGTCGTCGCCGATCATTGCCTCGGTGAGGACGTCGGAGGGCTTCTGGACGCAGACGTGGAGGATCCCGCACGTCTCACCGCCGATTCCGAAGATTCCCTGGATGAAGCTCCCCTTCGTCTCGACCGTCACGCCCTGTCGTTCGTGCACCTCGACCACCGTGCCGTCGACGTACGCGTCCACCTCGACGGGGATCGGCGCCTCGCGGAGGATCGCCTGCCCGGTGACGGTGGAGAGGCTCTCGAGCGTGCCGTCCACCGGCGCGACGCACTTCGAGCGGAAGAGGCCGAAGAAAGACCGGCTCTCCGCGAAGGCTTCGCCCTTCTTCACCGGGGATCCCACCGGCTTCACGAGGCAATCCGGCACGTCCTCGGGAAGGACGCCGAGGATGTTCGCCGCATTCACCGTCTGCACGTTTCCGGGAAGCTCCGTCCGCGCCACGACCGTCTCCGCCTCGACCTGCTGGCCGACCTTCGCCAGCACGGTGCCGGCGAGCGGGAGCTTCCGCTCGCGCCGGAGCGTCGTGTACGGGGCGACCTTGAGTCCTGGTGTGTACGAGTGGGCCATGGCTCAGCTCCTCGCCGCGGCGGCCGCGACCGGGTAGATGTCGAGGGCGTCGTTCCAGTCCGCGAGCTTCCCGATCCGCTTGGTCCGATCCTCCGGGAGCCCGAAGGGTTGGCGTCCGCGGCAGTCGAAGATGAGCCCGACCTCGCCGCCCTTCAGCGTGACCGACCGCTCCTTGCCCTTCCCCGCGCCGACGTCGAACGACTTCTCCGGACGTAGGACTGCGGTCGCGGTCTGGCCCTCGCCGAGCGGAACCAGGCGGAGCTCCCCGTACGGCACGGAGAAGTCCTCCCGCTTCCCGCCGGGCAGCTCGAGCGAGACCTTGAGCATCGCCATCCCCTCCTTGCCCGGCCCCACCGGGGCCACGCTCGACCCGAGGCGGATCAGGCAGTCCTTCTCGAAGACCTGCTTCGCGGCCTGCGGGTGGACCGTGGAGAGCACGCCCAGCTGCGGCATCATGAAGATCGAGTCGACCGCGAGCTCGGTGATGTGCTCGGGGAGGAACGCGTCGAGCAGCATGAGCGCCGCCTGGGAGCGCCGCGGCGCGTGGGAGAGGACGCCGCCGCTCCCCACGAGGAGGTCGAGGTGGTCGAGGCGGACCAGCGTCGCGCCGCTCCCCGTCTGCTCGAACGTGTCCGAGATCGTCCGCTCCTGCTGCACGCCCTTCAGGCCGACCGCGAGCATCTTGTGCTGCTCGAACGCCAGCCGCAGCGCCTCGCGCG
This genomic interval carries:
- a CDS encoding DUF6754 domain-containing protein, which translates into the protein MRREEGGTFAPVDTIEGGATSYIDEGAEGDVAYEYRLVAQPPEPGLDSEISAPVRARANWFDRTKFNVLVVVGFFCLLLFIYIRRSEGGVQWTFRSIPGLAAIEEAIGRATEMGKSVLYVPGVQEIDDIQTIASMILLGRVARMTAKYETDLMVPTNSPGVYTVAEEVVKSGYSDVGRSDMYRSDQVRYITSEQFAYVAAVNGLMLRTKPAANLLLGAFFAESLLLAETGHSVGAIQIAGTANVHQMPFFVVACDYTLIGEEYFAASALLSNDPRLLGSLKASDIIKIFLIVVIVLGCVLATSGQTWLGDFFATQ